The genomic segment ATTCATGTTTTGATCGGTTGGAACATCTCCAATTTGTGCAGGAGATACTGTTGGTGAATAGTCAACAAAACGTACCGGTGTAATCGTGTTGTTATTTGGGGTATAAACAGAAATCGTATAGCCAATAATTTCATTGAAGGCTGTTTCGATTGGAAAGGTATCTCCCTTTTCATCAAAATAAAGAATCCCTTCAGTATTGTATCCCCAACTGCGGGAACCAGCATAATAGATGCCAAGGGTTTCTTCATCCCAATATTTAACCGTTTCTTTTATTGGAAGATTTTCCATTGCATCTAACAGCGGTTGAAGTCTCATCGTTTTCTCAAAGGTTGGATTGACGTTTCCATTCAAAGTCACACTGAGATCATCACTTTTTGAACTGTCATAATCGATCAAAAAGCTTTCTGTCTCGCCATCATCGTTTAGGCCGTACAAAAAGCTATATAAAGTAGTAATGTCACCCTTTTTATTAAAGGTCAATTCAACTTGATTACTGACATACAATTCTTCTGGCAAATCATACTTCGTTTCAAGATCTTCAAATAAGCCATTTAAACCATCTTTGTAGATATTATTGTGAACAAATTGAACATCGCTAGATTTCAAATAGTCTTGGATCACAAATGCTAATCTTCCTTGGGAATTTGTGCCACTTTGATAAAGACTTATACCCGATGCAAGTGTGATCAAAAGGAATGAATTCACACTGAACAGAAAGAGGAATTTACTACGTCTTATAGAGCGGGGAGAAGTGGACTGATTTTTATTGGTTTTCCATATGTACCAATAAAGACCCCAGCCAACCCAAATAAACAGACTAAGAAAAATGATTAGGATAATGGGAGCTTTCTGAGCAACTCCGCCGTATTGAGCAAGTGAACATAAGTAATAACATCCTATAGCATAGATAGCTACGGTAATCGGATTAAAAATAAAAGCTCTCAATTTGTAATTTTTGTTCTTCAAGTAAATCTCATCCTCATTAGTATAAAATTTTCGGAAAGTTATAGGCATAGTTTAGCACTTTTTCAGGGTCTTATTCAATGAAGAATTGACTATAACTTTGGTATTATCAGCAACATTAATTTTCAATATTATTTTGAAAATAGTTTTAACTTATTTTTTAATTTTTTTGCATTGAAGCCAAGAAGATTATCAGCCAAACCAGTTTTAAAAGATAAAAACATGTAAGTAATTATTCCGATAATGGCAGCAAAGGTGACGATAAGAAAACTATGCATTTTACGTTCAGGATCCAAAAATAGATAAAGAAAGTTTCTTACAAGCAATACAACAAGAAGCATTAGAATACATGAAAAAGAAATTAAAACAGTTCTTTTGAGCAGCAGCTTAATATCTGGATGAGTAATGTTGATTATTTTTTTTAGATTTAAGATGCAAATTATTCCGAATGAAATAGCAGTAGCTAGTAATGGACCATAAACTTCAAAAATTGAAATTAATGGGTATTGTAAAATCAGTTTTACTATAGCTCCTATAAGTAAGGTAAAGATGGCATATCTATTTTGATTAACACTTTGGAGAATACTTGAACTTAGCATATAAAAACCGAGGATAAATCCAGTTAAACAAGCTTGTATAAGAACTTTTGTCCCTAAGTTGCTTGCTTCATAAAATAGCGTGTAAAGAGGTTTTGCTAATAAAATCATTCCTAATATAGATGGAAGGGTGATAAAAAGGAAAAGTTGAATATTGTTTGTCACCATCTTTGATAATGAAAGTTTGTCTTTTTTTGTGAAAAATTCTGTTAATAGAGGAAGACCAGCACTTGATAGCGATGTAGCTAAGGCAATTACAATCATCGTTAATTTATCAGGATTTGTACTGAAAATCGCAAATAATTCAGTTAAGCGCATATCAGAATAAGTAGAAATTTGATTCATGATTCTAGAAAATGTAAATTGATCAATTAATTTAAAAAGCGAAATACCTGAGGCCACAATGATAAAAGGAATCGATACTTGTAGCAGTTCTTTTAATAACCCTTTAGAGTTAATTTCCGACTTTTTATTTTGCAGAAATATGCCCTTAAGTGGTGCCTCTTTATGTAGTTTAAATAATAAATAGACATAACTTACTATTAAACCAATAAAAGCTGCAAACGTTGAATGAACCACTGCTGTAACATAATTTCCGTTTAATACCTTCATAATAATAAAAGTTGAAAGCAGCATATAAATGACTCTTCCTATTTGTTCCAAAATTTGCGAAACAGCGTAAGGTTTCATTTGTTGGTTTCCTTGAAAATAACCTCTTATAACACTCATACTAGGAAAAAAAATAACAATAATACTTAAGGATCTGATGACTGCTGTCAAATCTTGACCACCACCAGAACTTTTTGCAATTATCGGCGAAAAAAGATACATACCAAAACTAGCTATGACTCCAATAAAGGTGGCTATTTTAAGAGAACTATAAAAGAACTGATTGCTCATTTCGGAATCATCCAATGAATTGTAATAAGCAATTTGTTTTGTTACAGCAGAAGGAATTCCAGCCGTGGAGATTAATAAAAATATAGCATATATATTATAACCCATTCCATAAAGTCCATTAGATACTTTTGCATGTTCCCCCATCCAAGAATACCAAGGAATAATATAAATTAATCCAAGAAATCTAGAAAGAAAATTTCCGACAGTTAACCAAAAAGTCCCTTCAATCATCTTATTTGTTTTAGAACTTGTAGTTTCCTTGTTTAATTCATTAGATTCGTCCATAGTATCCTCCAACTTTTATTAGGCCAAAACTAGCTGTTAATTATTCAATTCAATCTATTACTAAACATTCAGAAGTAAGGTAAATGAACATACCAATTTATTGTCCTGCTATAAATAGTATACAATAAAAGAAAATAGAACTACGGCCAGTTGCTAAACGTAAGAAAAACTTTAAACACTATCTAAATTAGGTATACTTTAAGTACTTTTCTGAAAAAAATTTAAAATAGTCTATACTAACAGATAAAGAGGAGGGAAAGTGTTGAGTTTTAAGTCGATAAATTTAATAAACAATATGCTTACTGGTCTAGGAAAACCTAATATTACAGCTCTATCTGAGGAGAATCATAACTATGAATATGAGGGCATTAGCTTTAGTATTGCAGACAATACCTATCGGAGTCGCTTAGCTAAATTGACTCCAAGTAAAAAAGGGTATTTTGTAGTTTTCTGGAAGAAAAATGATACTAATAAAAATCAAGCCTATTCTTACGATGAAAGCCCAGAAAAGATAATAATTTCGGTTATAGATAATGAATTACAAGGACAATTTATTTTCCCAAAATCTATATTACTTAAACAAGAAGTTTTGAGAACTGGAAATTCTAAAGGAAAAATGGCAATACGGGTTTACCCTTCTTGGGTGAATGAGCTAAATCAATCTGCAATAAAGACTCAAGAGTGGCAGAGAGAGTACTTTATTGATTTATCAAACGAAGTAGATAATAATAGGCTAACAAAACTATATTTTTCTAAATTAATTAACTTAAAGTAAAGGGGTGATCAACGTGACTAATTACGAAAAACAATTGATAGAAATGATTAAACAGGACACTTACATAGTATCGATTTTAGAAACAGTTGAGAAATTAAAGGTAAATGATGCCTGGGTATGTGCGGGGCTTATTCGAAATAAAGTGTGGGATAGTTTGCATAATACAATAACGTCTATAAATGATATTGATGTTATTTGTTTTGATACTGCAGATATTTCCTGGGAAATGGAAAAGCAGTTGGAAGCAGAGTTAAAAGCTTTGTTTCCAAATCAACCTTGGTCAGTAAAAAATCAAGCCCGTATGCATTTGAAAAGCGGCTTTGATTCTTTTACTTCAACGTATGATGGTGTTGCCCATTTTCCAGAAACTTCAACTGCAGTAGCTGTGAGGCTTTGCAATAATGATCTTGAAATTATGGCTCCCTATGGAATAAAGGATTTATTTGAAATGAAGGTGAAGCCTACACCCTTTTATCAAAATAATAGCGAATTTCATTCAATATATGTTGAACGCATTAAAGACAAAGAATGGGATAAAATATGGCGGAATTTATCTATAGAATTTTAAAAATAAACTAATAGTTTCTGATTAAGTTGATATACATAAAGAAAAGAGTTTAAAAAACAAAAATAGCAATTAGTTTAACTAGTGAATAATTGTGTAATCGTGTGGGGAATTTATTAAGTCAAAAGAGAGTAGGATTTTTATGGATAAAAGCCAAGTTATAATCATAAGCGGGGTAACAGCAAGCGGAAAAACTACGTTAATAAATGAATTACATAAAGAAATTCCATTAAGCACTATTATTTCATTTGATGATTATAGTTTAGACAAGCTAGATACGACACCTCAACTAGGTGATATCTTAGATAATCCTGAATTGTATGTGAATCAACATGACATCAGCCTACTGATGGCTGATTTTTTTGCTTCTTATAATAAAGTTCCAATCATCCTCATTGACTTTCCTTATGGCTATCAACATGACATGCTTAGACCTTACATCAATAAAGTAGTCTACATTAAAACGCCTTTGGATATCACGTTTGCTAGACAGTTAGTAAGAGACTATCAAGAGAGAACATCTGAAGAAATTATCCAATGGTCTAAGGACTATTTAAACTTTGCCAGACCTATTTTTAAGGCTCATGAGCGATTTATTTCTTCAACTGCAGATTTATTGCTTGATGGAGAACTGCCACTAGACCAACAAATTTTTAAAGTAAAGCAACTAATTTATTAGCTAATAAGCCTATCTGTTTGATGATGAAATAGGAAGTTGATAATGCAATTTATTTAATTTACAATTAGTAAGTAAATGAGGATTACTTAATAAGTCAAATTACTTTAAACCAATAAAAAATAACTATTAGGAGTGTTGACATGCAAGTAGAATTTTTCCATGATGTGATTTGCAGTTTTTGTTTTCCAATGTCTTATCGCATGAGGAAAGTGGCTGAAAAATATCCAAAACTAGAAATCATCCATCGTTCATTTGCTTTAGGCTGGGAGAAAGAACAGTTTATTCAGCAATTTGGTTCGCATGAAGCAGTAAAACCTGAAGTAATTCATCATTGGGAAAATGCCAATCAAAATGATGACGAACATCGTTTTAATATAGAAGGAATGAAAGAGCAGGATTTCTTATTTCCAACATCTAAAAATGGATTGAAAGCTGCAAAAGCTGCTGGAATGATTGCGGATCAAGACACGTATTGGGCTGTATTTGATGGCTTGCAACAGGCTTTGTTTGTAGGAAATAGAGATATCTCAGATTTGACAGTGATTGAAGATGTAGTAAAGAAAACTTCAGTTGATTTTGATGATTGGAAAGTGCAATTCGAGAATCCAGAAACGGAACAAGCAATTATGGAAGATTTACAAAAAGTAGAAGCTTATGGCATTCAAGGAGCACCTGCTATAGTGGTGAATCAAAAATATTTAATCAGCGGAGCACAACCGCAAGAAGTGATTGAACAAACGATTGAACAAATTGCTGAAGAAGAAGGTTTCCAATTAAAAGGATTAACCATAATGGGAACAGATGCTGCTGCTTGTAATATGATTGATGGCAAATGGGTTTGTGACTAAAGGTTAATGAAGATAGGTAAATAGTGAATATATGAAAGCTTAAGTTTTGTTCCATAGCTATTCGGACTATACGAATGATTATGGAACTGACTAGAAGCTTTCTTTTTTTTTTGAAAGAAATACCTATTTGACAAACAAACTAGTTTTTACGAGTAACTTATTTAAAGGAGTTAAGGAAATCGTTTCCTAGAATGGAACGGTATTGGTATACTAAAATCAGATAATCAATAGTGAATGCATGAGGGTTCAACATTAGGGGGTATGGGGATGAATAAAAGAATGAAAAAGGGATTAGGTATTGGAGGAGCTTTTTTAGGATGCTTCGCTTTTAGTGAAACAGTTTTTGCTGAAAATGAATTATCAGATATGAAGATTGAAATTGAACTGCAAGAAGACGGATCTGGAATCGTCACAGAGCATAGAGCGATGAATATGGATGATGGTACTGAGTTATATATCGTGTTGGATGATCTGCAAGATTCTCAATTACTTGATTTTTCAGTAGCTGGTTATCAAGTGATGGAACCATGGAATCTAGATGCTTCATTGGAAGAAAAAGCTGGCCAATACGGTACTGTAGTGACAGATGATGGATTAGAACTCATATGGGGTATTGGCGAATATGGAGAAAACAATTATGAAGTAACGTATACTTTATCAAATTTAGTTCGTGAATTGGAAGATGGACAAGGTTTGCTATGGAATTTTGATACGTTTTCTGACATACCAGCAGAAAATTTGACGGTTGAAATTACTGGATTTGAACCCTTTACCGATGAAAATGTCCGGTTCTGGGGATTTGGTTTTGAAGGGGATATACAATTAGAAGGAAACACGATTGTGTGGGAAGCAGAGGAAGAAGTTGACGATAGTAAAGATGTAACGGCTTTGCTACAATTCCCGCAAGGTATGTTTACTACACAAGCCAGTGTAGGGATGACATCCGAAGAGCAACGTGAAATGGCTATGAATGGTTCAGCGTATAACGATGAAGCTACTTCTGCTACAGTTCCAATCATTATTGGTTCTCTAATAGCGATTGCTGGTGGAGGGATCACAGCTTTTATTATCAAATATTCTAAAAAATTAAAAAAAGCGAGAGAAGAAGCGGGACAAATGCGTACTGGAAAAGAAAGAATCAAAGAAAATAGTGAGACTGTATTAGAAGAGATTCCTTACCATGGAGATGATTTTGCAGGTATCGCTTATTTATTGCAAGACATCGATAAAGGCTATTTTGAAGATTACTTCTCAGCCTATTTACTGAAATGGTCTTCAGAAGAACGGATCCTAATTCATACAGCTGAAGATAAGTCGTTGTTTGGTGATGATTACGATACAGAAATAGAAATCATTCATTTTGTAGAAGAGCGTGTACGTTATCCACAATCATTCAAAGAATTTGTGGATAACATTGAAACAAATCCTGAAGCGAAGTATGAGACGGGATTATGGATCATGTTATTAGATGCTTCAAATAGCAGTGGATTCATTGAAGATAATGACATGAAGAAATGGGCTAAAAAACATGCCAAAGAAGTCGGAACTTATGCCGATTATCTGATTGATTACTCAAAAGAGTATCTAGAAAAAGAAGGCCTGATTTCATTTGGAAAAGTTGACGTTTGGGGTGCCAAACATGAGGTAGCTGTTGCCAGTCCTGAAGGCGATGAATTATTTGACCGTCTAGTTCAGTTTGATAATTATTTAGAAGAAATCGATTTAGAAGGTTTTGCGGATAACACTAACCCATTCTCTTTTGAAGAATTTTTGTTCTGGAATACGTTGTACTATAGAAGCGAAGAAATAACAGAAGAGTTTAAGGAAATGATTCCGAATCCAGATAATATTTCTGGCGAAAATCAATTCATCTATCATTACTGGTATTGGAATGGTGTAACAGGGTTTAGAAACAATTGGTCCAGTGGATTAGAGAGTGGCGGATTCCACTCAAGTTCTTCATCAGCAGTATCAGGTACTGGTGGCTCAACTTCCTTTGGTGGAGGTGGAGGTGCCGGTGGTGGAGGCGGTGGAGGGGCTCGATAGGAGAGTATCTAATGATATATTTAGTAGTATCCGGTTATAGATATTGTGTTATAGAATTCTACTAAATAATATTATTAGTCTTAAGAATATCATCTGTATATTAAAGCTGGACAACCTAAAGGAGGATCACTTTTTTAATGTAGATTAAGTTCGATGAAAAGTGAAAATTAAAATATATTATAGATACTATGAATTTATTTCAACATAGATAACACTGAAATATTTGTTATTATTAAACTAAAAAGTTTTTTAACATGGAGGTTTATTATGGAAGGAAATGTACGTTTTTTATCTGAATATTTAAGAGGTGGAACTAAATTTATCGTTCCAGTTTATCAAAGAAACTATGATTGGAAAAAAGAAAATTGTAGAAGATTAATTGAAGATCTGATTTCTCTAGAAGAAGAAAATAAAGAAACTCACTTTTTTGGAAGTATTGTTGTTAAACCTGGTGATTATTCACAAGATATTATTGTAATTGATGGACAGCAGCGATTAACAACCACTTCTTTATTACTGTTAGCAATGAAAAATTGGATGGAAAAAAACGAAATAAAAGGAGAAAGAATTAATCCGACAAATATAAATGACTTATTTTTAGTCGATAGTTTTAGTAGAGATGTTGATAAATTCAAATTAAAATCTAATCCAAGAGATTATCAAGCTTATAAAAAGTTATTTAATGATGAGAAATTCTTTATTAAGAACTCGAATATTACAATGAATTATGAATTTCTTTATTCAATGTTAGAGAGTTTACCAATTAATTTGGATCAGTTAATGAACTCAATTCAAAAACTACAAGTAATGGTAGTGAATTTAAATTCACCAAATGATGATCCTCAATTAATTTTCGAGAGTCTTAACTCAACTGGTGTAGACTTAACCGATGCTGATAAGATTCGAAATTACTTGTTGATGAACGAGAAACAAGATTCACAGAATTTTTTATTTGAAAATTATTGGGAACCAATTGAAGAACGCACGCATTTCCAATTAAGTTCTTTTTTCAGGGATTACTTAACTATAAAAAATGGGAAGTATCCGAATATATCAAAAGTTTATGAAGCATTTACTGATTTTTATCAAGATAGCTGCATAGAGAAAAAGGAGTTTTTTGATGAATTATCTAGTTATTCCTATGCGTACAAACAAATTTTAGATACAGCTACAGGTGTTAAGCAAATAAATGAAATATTAAATCGTTTCAATGAATTGCAAGTAACAGTCGTTCGTCCTTTCTTGATGGCCATATTACATGATTATAATCAAAATGAATTAAGTAGTAAGGAAGTAACAAAAATATTTAGAGTATTAGAAACTTATATCGTAAGAAGAATGATTACAAAACTACCATCAAATGCATTAAATAAAATTATATCTGTACTTTATCGTGATATGAAGAGAATGTTAGCTAAAGAAGAAAATCAAGGTATTGTTCCCTCAGATGTTATTAATTATCTTCTGATGTCAAAAACTAATACAGGGAAATTTCCAATAGATGAAGAAGTTAGAGAAAATTTAAGTTCAAGGGATCTATACAATGCAAATTCGGTATTTAGAACTTACTTATTCGAAAGATTAGAAAACTATGATCACTT from the Carnobacterium inhibens subsp. inhibens DSM 13024 genome contains:
- a CDS encoding WD40/YVTN/BNR-like repeat-containing protein, which encodes MKNKNYKLRAFIFNPITVAIYAIGCYYLCSLAQYGGVAQKAPIILIIFLSLFIWVGWGLYWYIWKTNKNQSTSPRSIRRSKFLFLFSVNSFLLITLASGISLYQSGTNSQGRLAFVIQDYLKSSDVQFVHNNIYKDGLNGLFEDLETKYDLPEELYVSNQVELTFNKKGDITTLYSFLYGLNDDGETESFLIDYDSSKSDDLSVTLNGNVNPTFEKTMRLQPLLDAMENLPIKETVKYWDEETLGIYYAGSRSWGYNTEGILYFDEKGDTFPIETAFNEIIGYTISVYTPNNNTITPVRFVDYSPTVSPAQIGDVPTDQNMNDNETYFLTEKTGYQLFVVDAALGSRFYTLNKTTDGGNTWDVINSDPFVGQLGVSSGITFMDENLGFIGLSHSGGSYADLYRTTDGGATFEEVELPMIEVPLTDTEKYAPFDFPEMPYKESDSLFIQVNQGQDGDYNGGSKGLYQSKDNGETWMFVGEV
- a CDS encoding putative polysaccharide biosynthesis protein gives rise to the protein MDESNELNKETTSSKTNKMIEGTFWLTVGNFLSRFLGLIYIIPWYSWMGEHAKVSNGLYGMGYNIYAIFLLISTAGIPSAVTKQIAYYNSLDDSEMSNQFFYSSLKIATFIGVIASFGMYLFSPIIAKSSGGGQDLTAVIRSLSIIVIFFPSMSVIRGYFQGNQQMKPYAVSQILEQIGRVIYMLLSTFIIMKVLNGNYVTAVVHSTFAAFIGLIVSYVYLLFKLHKEAPLKGIFLQNKKSEINSKGLLKELLQVSIPFIIVASGISLFKLIDQFTFSRIMNQISTYSDMRLTELFAIFSTNPDKLTMIVIALATSLSSAGLPLLTEFFTKKDKLSLSKMVTNNIQLFLFITLPSILGMILLAKPLYTLFYEASNLGTKVLIQACLTGFILGFYMLSSSILQSVNQNRYAIFTLLIGAIVKLILQYPLISIFEVYGPLLATAISFGIICILNLKKIINITHPDIKLLLKRTVLISFSCILMLLVVLLVRNFLYLFLDPERKMHSFLIVTFAAIIGIITYMFLSFKTGLADNLLGFNAKKLKNKLKLFSK
- a CDS encoding MepB family protein, which translates into the protein MSFKSINLINNMLTGLGKPNITALSEENHNYEYEGISFSIADNTYRSRLAKLTPSKKGYFVVFWKKNDTNKNQAYSYDESPEKIIISVIDNELQGQFIFPKSILLKQEVLRTGNSKGKMAIRVYPSWVNELNQSAIKTQEWQREYFIDLSNEVDNNRLTKLYFSKLINLK
- a CDS encoding nucleotidyltransferase family protein; this translates as MTNYEKQLIEMIKQDTYIVSILETVEKLKVNDAWVCAGLIRNKVWDSLHNTITSINDIDVICFDTADISWEMEKQLEAELKALFPNQPWSVKNQARMHLKSGFDSFTSTYDGVAHFPETSTAVAVRLCNNDLEIMAPYGIKDLFEMKVKPTPFYQNNSEFHSIYVERIKDKEWDKIWRNLSIEF
- a CDS encoding adenylyl-sulfate kinase; this encodes MDKSQVIIISGVTASGKTTLINELHKEIPLSTIISFDDYSLDKLDTTPQLGDILDNPELYVNQHDISLLMADFFASYNKVPIILIDFPYGYQHDMLRPYINKVVYIKTPLDITFARQLVRDYQERTSEEIIQWSKDYLNFARPIFKAHERFISSTADLLLDGELPLDQQIFKVKQLIY
- a CDS encoding DsbA family oxidoreductase, which encodes MQVEFFHDVICSFCFPMSYRMRKVAEKYPKLEIIHRSFALGWEKEQFIQQFGSHEAVKPEVIHHWENANQNDDEHRFNIEGMKEQDFLFPTSKNGLKAAKAAGMIADQDTYWAVFDGLQQALFVGNRDISDLTVIEDVVKKTSVDFDDWKVQFENPETEQAIMEDLQKVEAYGIQGAPAIVVNQKYLISGAQPQEVIEQTIEQIAEEEGFQLKGLTIMGTDAAACNMIDGKWVCD
- a CDS encoding DUF2207 domain-containing protein encodes the protein MNKRMKKGLGIGGAFLGCFAFSETVFAENELSDMKIEIELQEDGSGIVTEHRAMNMDDGTELYIVLDDLQDSQLLDFSVAGYQVMEPWNLDASLEEKAGQYGTVVTDDGLELIWGIGEYGENNYEVTYTLSNLVRELEDGQGLLWNFDTFSDIPAENLTVEITGFEPFTDENVRFWGFGFEGDIQLEGNTIVWEAEEEVDDSKDVTALLQFPQGMFTTQASVGMTSEEQREMAMNGSAYNDEATSATVPIIIGSLIAIAGGGITAFIIKYSKKLKKAREEAGQMRTGKERIKENSETVLEEIPYHGDDFAGIAYLLQDIDKGYFEDYFSAYLLKWSSEERILIHTAEDKSLFGDDYDTEIEIIHFVEERVRYPQSFKEFVDNIETNPEAKYETGLWIMLLDASNSSGFIEDNDMKKWAKKHAKEVGTYADYLIDYSKEYLEKEGLISFGKVDVWGAKHEVAVASPEGDELFDRLVQFDNYLEEIDLEGFADNTNPFSFEEFLFWNTLYYRSEEITEEFKEMIPNPDNISGENQFIYHYWYWNGVTGFRNNWSSGLESGGFHSSSSSAVSGTGGSTSFGGGGGAGGGGGGGAR
- a CDS encoding DUF262 domain-containing protein encodes the protein MEGNVRFLSEYLRGGTKFIVPVYQRNYDWKKENCRRLIEDLISLEEENKETHFFGSIVVKPGDYSQDIIVIDGQQRLTTTSLLLLAMKNWMEKNEIKGERINPTNINDLFLVDSFSRDVDKFKLKSNPRDYQAYKKLFNDEKFFIKNSNITMNYEFLYSMLESLPINLDQLMNSIQKLQVMVVNLNSPNDDPQLIFESLNSTGVDLTDADKIRNYLLMNEKQDSQNFLFENYWEPIEERTHFQLSSFFRDYLTIKNGKYPNISKVYEAFTDFYQDSCIEKKEFFDELSSYSYAYKQILDTATGVKQINEILNRFNELQVTVVRPFLMAILHDYNQNELSSKEVTKIFRVLETYIVRRMITKLPSNALNKIISVLYRDMKRMLAKEENQGIVPSDVINYLLMSKTNTGKFPIDEEVRENLSSRDLYNANSVFRTYLFERLENYDHFEALQIYDGIKNQEYSIEHIMPQRLSRQWIDDLGPDYKRIHDTYLHSIGNLTITGYNSKYSNKSFGEKQTMEKGFKDSHFVNLNRLTANVPNWGEKEILERTEDLIQTALNIWPYPQTEFIPSYEEKSMIIYDGEQHFTNYQIKGYSFISDEYQPISSWKDFYVNIIKQLADINLNPLMDLSKIESQSGLEGMFSDSPNAVNSEILPGLYVFSSLSNWRKMNYIKQLLELYQIEYDTLMIDAVLYESKTDVTEVS